In Gadus chalcogrammus isolate NIFS_2021 chromosome 1, NIFS_Gcha_1.0, whole genome shotgun sequence, the sequence ACAGAACTTGGGTGGATGTGAAGCTCACGGTCATCCCTTAATGTCCTGCAGAGAGTGGAGAGCAATGAGAGTAAATATAGATTCCTGTCAAACGATTATAAGAGTTGGAACGCTAACACACGACTAAGAAAGACTCGCCTGTAGGAACCTGAATGGTGAATCCGGGCTGCGTTGGCAAAGAACCCAGCAACGATGCACCTAAGGATCACGTCTGGGTCGCCTGTgcgacaaaacaaaaaaataccatGAGTTACACCACCCATCACTCCGTGCACCGATCAAATCACACACAagttctctctcacacattcaaacagacatgaagacacacacgaCATACCTTCGCTGGAAGTCCGCGGTACCTTGAACTTGTTCATGAGCCGTCTGAGCTGCTCCCTCACAGTGATGGCGCGCAGGAGGCCCTTGTAATTGAGGAAGTGCTCCTGGCACCATTGGGAGCTCTTCTGGTGCTGCAGAAGGAAGCATGGGgggtgggtaggtaggtaggtaggtaggtaggtaggtaggaaTACTTGTAAGCTTTAAAaaccatttattattttgtcatcAACGGAGAGGAGCTCGTTGGAGCAggctaaggcccaatcccatttctgccccttaccccttccccctcccacttacccctcccccttgttttgaaggggtaaggggaaggggtaaggggcagGCATAAGGGGTGGAAATGGGATGAGGTAGAAATGGGTAGAAATggcatttctaccccttaccccttcaaaacaagggggaggggtaaggggaaggggtaaggggtagaaatgggattgggccttaagtGTACGTACTTTGATAAAAGCTTCGTACACGTTCAGCATGGTGAGGTGGTCTCCTTCGGCAACTGCAAACTTCCGGTGCTCACGTGCCTGAAAAATGAGATGTgcgtgtcaggtgtgtgtgtgtgtgtgtagcaatATATAACAATTATTTATGCAAGCAATGATTCACTTACAGCCACTTTCTTCTGATTGGATGGCACCACGAAAATATTTTGAATCTGCATCATGGCCGCGATGGTTACAATCTCTTTGGAGCAGCCGTAATTCCCTGCCTCCAAAAGCATCTTGGCAAACATGGGGCTCAATGGGAACTCTGCCATCCGTACCCCCATAGGGTCAGTCAGACGTCCATACTGGTCCAGACCTGAGCACAAGATCACAGATGCACACCAGGTTTAAGGCCATATAATGGAAAGGAGTTTCAAGGTTGAATATGTTAAGGTAGATGGAGGAGTTAACGCATGCACGCTGCTATTAAAGGATAAGGACAGAGGGAAAAGGGAATTCCCTGGGTGGGATGGGAACCTCATGCTTGAACAGAAGGGCTTAAAACCTTATCTTAATAGTCCCTGCACCATTGTGCTGCCCTATTTGTCTCTCACCTCCGAGAGCGTAGAGCAGTTCAAGCGCTTGGATCATGGActgagctggaggaggctgCATGAGGAGAATAAAGTAGAGCAAGTAAACAAAGTATGTTGATGCGTTTAGTTTCACCATGGAAGTCATCATAATAATGGGGTCTCAATATGCTGAATTTATTTTCCTAAGAAAGCAATCACAATGAAATTAGCTTTCACAAGGCACATCCCAGCCTCGCTTGGGATGCAAAGCGGGTTCCCTTACAGAGAGGAAGCTGAAGCGCAGCACGTTGTCGATACCGAGGGCTTTGAGCTGCAGTATGACGGGGGCCAGATTAGTGCGCTGCATCTCTGGCACAGTAGAGGCTGGCAGCTTCTCATAGTCCTCCTCTGTTAAAAAGGCATATGGAGGTGGACAGAATTTGATGAGACAGCACAGGGGTAGACACAATGTGACAAGACAgagcacacacaacaacaaacgtGTAAGGCATGCTTATTCACTGCATACCTGTGTATAGTCGGAAGCATTTCCCAGAGCGGTTGCGGCCAGCCCTGCCAGCCCTCTGGCTGGCCGAGGCCTTGGATATGGGACTGACCACCAGGGACTCGATGGCAGTGGAAGGGTTGTAGGCTCTCAACTTCACGAATGCACAGTCAATTACAAACACAATGCCGTTGATAGTGATGGAGGTCTCCGCTATGTTGGTGGCCACAATCACCTGAGGGTACAAATAGTCGAGGTTCAGATTGACTGGATTGGTTTGGAGGTTACAATGCTATACACAAATTGTGCGGTGAGAATAAAACAAGCTGTGAACAAACATACATCATTTTGAAAACAACTATAGCAAATCTGAATGAACAATAGGTGCGGAAAAATAATCCATGGAACTAGTACACCAAAGGAAGCGTTCACCTTGCGGACAGTGGGTGGTGCCCTCTCAAAGACCTTCATCTGCTCAGCGTATGGCAGTCCAGCGTACATGGGCATCACCCGCAGATATTTCTTCATGCCGTAACGTGACAGAGAGCGAGCCTGTTCCTGGAGCAGAGAAaccaccttctccacctcttcctattaaaaaataaataaaaaataaaaaccacaAGAATATTTAAATGGTtatgaaagataaaaaaaataccttATCCAGAGGAGATAGATCATGGCTACTAACCTGCCCAGTGAGAAAAGCAAGAACATCTCCATCGTCTTCCGTTTCATGGATCTTCATCACAGTTTCCACCGTGGCCTTCACATAGTCTGGTACAGGACTGaagaaccaaacaaaaacagcagACAAAGGGGTTTAGCGACAATACTGCCTGCAGTTACCTACAAAAAGGCTGTTATTCAGGTTGGCAGTTCCTTGAATACCTGATGGTGTAGAACATGTCCACAGGGAACGTGCGACCTTCTACTGTGAGTATACCACACGTGTCCTTGTTAGGATCTGCAGTCTCGTTCAGGTTGAAGAACTCTTGGAATTTCTTCAGAGGAGGAAAGATGAAGCCAATAAAAGATTTGAGCATACGCAAgccaaagagaaaaaaacacccCCTTAGCTATTCTGTCAAAACTCCACTAAACAAATGCGGCAACTCGATACAAGTGATAATAATTGGGATGACGTTTATGTCCAGATGAACAATACGTTGTGCTACATCCACTTTATTTGACGCAAACCGTGCCAGATAATATCTTGCCTGTAGATATCTACTGATCTCTTGTGAAGGCATTGCTTTGAGCTCCGTCTGGAGGGCGTAACAGTGCAGCTGTTTGGAGGGAACATAATCACCTTGGCATCCAGTGTGGCAGAGGCGACGATCAGTCTCAGGTCTCGCCGCTTCTTCTGAATCTATTCCAGGTAGGAGAGGATCGGCAGCCAGGGACATTGAATGACAGGATGGGGTGATGTGAGTGTTGTTGACTGAACACGACGATAATTTATTTGTGCGGCAGTATGCAGTATGAATGTCCAAATATCAATGTTACCTTCTTCAGTAATCCAATGGCGATGTCCGTGTAAAGGGTTCTCTCGTGGGCCTCGTCCAACATCAACACGCTGGGAAAAATTAACACAGTAGACTGTATGGGTCAAAAATGGCTTTTCTCCTTCAGTGCAATGCTCCTGTTTAATAATATATAAGGCTACCTGTATTTTTTCAGAAGAGGATCAGCCATCATCTCACGTACCAGCATGCCATCTGTTAGAAACTAAGGAAGACAGGCACGAATAAGCAAATACTCTGATGAACAGATATCACATATGTCAGAAGATGAATGACATTCAGAAGGAGTAATACCTTGATTCTGGTAGCTTGGGGATCAGAGCAGTCATCAAATCGGATGGTGTATCCCACCTCGTGTCCCAGGAGGGCCCCCCTCTCTTCTGCAACACGATTAGCCACCTACCAGAAGATGGACAGACACATCTTAGTCAAGTCCGTTTACGTTATTTTCAACCTGCATCTCAATGAACATTAACAGGTGATTGGTGAGTTTGacagggcggcagtagctcaggagatacagtgggttggctggtaaccagcgAACGATCCCCAGATcttcctagctgagtgtcaagatgtccctgagcaaggcacctaaccctaactgctcccgacgagctggctgtctcctTGCATGACTGGCActgccatcggtgtgtgaatgtttgcatgaatgggtgaatgtttggcACATGTGACGTTCATGTGTCTTCGAGTTTAAAACCTTACAGAAATGGCTGCGACGCGGCGGGGCTGTGTCACTCCGATGACTCTTCCCTCCGCTGCCCAGCCAGCCTCCAGGAGGTACTGAGGAGAGGAACATCAAAAGGGCAGGGAACACAATGAGAACAAGAGCGACGCGGGAAAGAGATAGACTCAATGAATGAGTACAGCAGGCCAGGCATGAAACAGAAAAGTTTGGGCTCATTTGTTCTGAACTCAAAAGAGAACACAAAGCATATTTTGAAGGTTGTGTTGATACACAATGGGGAATACGCCGGTTGAAGGACACGATTCAACTGCTGCATTGGAGAGCACTGCGGCTATTTTCGTTTGGTGCATATTCTACGTAGGAACATCTGAATCTTGTTGAATCCGGATGCATTCAAATGGTTCAGGGTTCAAGGACCACAACTGAATCTAGAGCTGTACAAACCTGAGGAATTTGTGTGGTTTTTCCACATCCTGTCTCACCGACGATGATTACTGTCTGGTAGCTCTCCACCAAGTACAATACGTTGTTTCTGTGCTGGAAACATATTTTAGGGAATATATGAATAGAATATATTGTGTCGAAGGTACAACATACAGTCACACAAATGAGTTAACTAGGTATTTTATCCATTTAATACTATTGGATAGTTGTGGGCAACCTTAAAGACAGGGAGTTTCTGTCGTTGCTTTTCTATGGAGAGAGCAGTATGCGGGTTGAATATGACTGGGGAACCGGTGGTCTCAGACGTGAGCTCCCGCTCCTCTGTGATCCCTGGTGCCTCTGATCCTGGTGGAGCAGAATGGGATAGTATATGGTTGATTGAGCATCATTGTCTTTTTTCGATTACAGCTACTGCAACAACACAGGGAACTGAAACAGTTTAAGCATTTATAATTGCGTACATGGATACATTTCACATTAACTATTAAATAAATACGTGCTGTGTTGCTCGTTTATAAGTACAGCATGCCATTTGCGATCAGCATAATGGTATGGTAcacaaaaaaaatcagccaACAGAAACAGCACCACTGCCATTTCATTGTAAACCTTCATACTTTGAGACCTCTTCTTATGACACAGTGCAGTCCTGCATTGCTACTCTGTCGAGGCAGCGGAACCCATTGATGAACTAGCTGCAGTCTGCATATCACGCAGCAACCACCGAAAGGTGCGTCATAGGGACTGACGACAGTCCAATAAGTCACAGAAAATGATTAACTGCTAGATATAGAAACAGAAACAATGTATTTATGCACAAAATGCGTGTTTTGCCTTACTTACCCGGCTTCCAAAATTTCATCGTGGAGAGGGGAGTCGCCATTTTGGCTCTACGTCACATATTTCTCAATCGGTCGGTGACGTCACATGTCGGGATTTCGAATTTTTGAATGTCACCCAAAGACTAGGTAGGCCTACGCATAATTCTACTGAGTGAGCTGAAAAATATAACAATCATGCTTCGTCATTTTACTTTTTCAAAAGGCTTATATTATTCAACGAACCATGCTTAGGACATATTTCAAAAATATTGCCTATGGGGTTAAGTCAAACGAATTAACAATCAATCACAGACAATCTCCTGGAAAATGGAGGCTACACGAAGCCTACTTTATTGTGATATTTCAAAAGAGCCCAGTCAGAAAATACAATCCTCGCAAAAACCTTCCATGATGTACCTACTATTATCATTAGTCACCTTACAATGGCtgtcattaaatgtattcactATAAAATACTGAGTGGTCTGTTACATCAGTTGAGATATAACTAATACATAGAAAAAAACAGCATGACATAATATGGACTTAAATCAAAATGGGACTTTTTTAAATCAGGGTGTTTAAACGAGTTCCAAAAC encodes:
- the dhx35 gene encoding probable ATP-dependent RNA helicase DHX35 — translated: MATPLSTMKFWKPGSEAPGITEERELTSETTGSPVIFNPHTALSIEKQRQKLPVFKHRNNVLYLVESYQTVIIVGETGCGKTTQIPQYLLEAGWAAEGRVIGVTQPRRVAAISVANRVAEERGALLGHEVGYTIRFDDCSDPQATRIKFLTDGMLVREMMADPLLKKYSVLMLDEAHERTLYTDIAIGLLKKIQKKRRDLRLIVASATLDAKKFQEFFNLNETADPNKDTCGILTVEGRTFPVDMFYTISPVPDYVKATVETVMKIHETEDDGDVLAFLTGQEEVEKVVSLLQEQARSLSRYGMKKYLRVMPMYAGLPYAEQMKVFERAPPTVRKVIVATNIAETSITINGIVFVIDCAFVKLRAYNPSTAIESLVVSPISKASASQRAGRAGRNRSGKCFRLYTEEDYEKLPASTVPEMQRTNLAPVILQLKALGIDNVLRFSFLSPPPAQSMIQALELLYALGGLDQYGRLTDPMGVRMAEFPLSPMFAKMLLEAGNYGCSKEIVTIAAMMQIQNIFVVPSNQKKVAAREHRKFAVAEGDHLTMLNVYEAFIKHQKSSQWCQEHFLNYKGLLRAITVREQLRRLMNKFKVPRTSSEGDPDVILRCIVAGFFANAARIHHSGSYRTLRDDRELHIHPSSVLYGEKPPKWVVYNEVVQTAKYYMRDVTAVESTWLVELAPHFYKQAKHGSLASKRSRVL